The following coding sequences lie in one Treponema socranskii subsp. buccale genomic window:
- a CDS encoding sigma-70 family RNA polymerase sigma factor has product MTNDENILSMYLKDINKVSLLSRDEETDLALKAKAGDKAAKDKIVNANLRFVVNVAKKYQNHGLDLPDLISEGNIGLLTAVDRFDVSKGYHFISYAVWWIRQAILKAICEKSRAIRLPLNRANELVQIEHARKLMTGDKTEEQEFAEVARMLKMDKQHVREMVNISRDMISLDAQVASSDNDRTSVSDFIEDERYDNPDEEAISNAMKRDIGKVLNTLKPNEAKVLSLRYGLNGTRPMSLKEVGDTCNLTKERIRQIEKHAIVRMRHPRRMQRLEAYIA; this is encoded by the coding sequence ATGACAAACGACGAAAACATCCTTTCAATGTATTTGAAAGATATCAATAAAGTTTCTTTGCTTTCTCGCGACGAGGAAACCGATTTGGCGCTGAAAGCGAAAGCGGGCGACAAGGCGGCAAAAGACAAAATCGTCAACGCGAATCTGCGCTTTGTCGTCAACGTCGCGAAAAAGTATCAAAATCACGGACTCGATTTGCCCGATTTGATCAGCGAAGGCAATATCGGCCTTTTGACGGCGGTCGACAGGTTCGACGTATCGAAGGGCTATCACTTTATTTCATACGCGGTGTGGTGGATCCGTCAGGCGATTTTAAAAGCGATCTGCGAAAAGAGCCGCGCCATTCGGCTGCCGCTCAACCGCGCGAACGAACTCGTTCAGATCGAACACGCGCGAAAGCTTATGACGGGCGATAAAACCGAAGAACAGGAATTCGCCGAAGTTGCGCGTATGTTGAAGATGGACAAGCAGCACGTGCGTGAAATGGTGAACATTTCCCGCGATATGATTTCCCTCGACGCGCAGGTCGCTTCGAGCGACAACGACCGCACGTCCGTCAGCGATTTTATCGAAGACGAGCGCTACGACAATCCCGACGAAGAAGCGATTTCGAATGCGATGAAGCGCGATATCGGAAAAGTGTTGAACACGCTGAAACCGAACGAAGCGAAAGTACTGTCGCTGCGCTACGGGCTGAACGGCACCCGCCCGATGTCGCTTAAAGAAGTCGGCGATACGTGCAATCTTACCAAAGAGCGCATCCGTCAAATCGAAAAGCACGCTATCGTGCGCATGCGCCATCCGAGACGTATGCAGCGTCTCGAAGCTTACATCGCATAG
- a CDS encoding ATP-dependent DNA helicase RecG: protein MKLGDIRNSITTLPGVGPAAAKLFAKLNVFSVADLLTLYPKQYDDRTKRIGLSAFRSSKVHCAAIVTSHEWFGYGRMKTLKLIICDGEAEAELVAFNRPFLEKQFPVGTIISVTGAFDIKYGKLQSTSFEIIKLSESGDLADYEKMTLPDSRVLPVYPLTEGLNQKNVRKTIFAALREYSAGIENELPDYIMEKHKLLSKRDAIRAVHAPESLLQAEKARRTLIYEELFHFQCVIAKRAWEHRGTVPDASLSLSPFESTEERGAKSGGGKSPAAGTDESGAANGRSQGAVAQSGAHDGADGGVYDATRQIFIDSLSPLQRALYDRLPFRLTLDQMNVVMEMDDDLDRGYRERELVANDEKKDPAECTRNASPEHTDDGKTGIKTERAENERPPVFTMARLLQGDVGSGKTLAAFFACLRVISWKGQCAFMAPTELLARQHAENASRMLAPIGIRVAFLTGNVKAGGRAELLKQLKAGNIDIVIGTHALFSEAVQYNDLELAVIDEQHRFGVLQRQAIIEKGRKIAGTSSYTLHLLMMSATPIPQTLALTAFGDLDVSLLRTQPEGRKAVKTYLVREGNEANAYEAVRKELEAGHQAYFVYPAIEGDGRQTDGEDENGDDTESAEAAHVGSGAEAAGAKRTRNAQFPLLYGKEKSAAKAAEEMFAFLSERVYPEFSCALIHSRVDEDEQVRILHDFQSGRIQVLAATTVIEVGVDVPNATCIVIEQADRFGLAQLHQLRGRVGRGNAQSYCFLIYGKNITETGIERMKVLRESTDGFFIAEQDLKLRGPGEVTGTAQSGELELGIADIRRDGKILVEARKDAFEYMRSVLR from the coding sequence ATGAAACTCGGCGATATACGCAATTCGATAACGACTCTTCCGGGCGTCGGGCCGGCGGCGGCAAAGCTGTTCGCAAAGCTCAACGTATTTTCCGTAGCCGATTTGCTCACGCTGTATCCGAAACAATACGACGACCGCACGAAACGTATAGGGCTTTCCGCATTCCGCTCATCGAAAGTGCACTGCGCCGCCATCGTCACTTCCCACGAATGGTTCGGCTACGGCAGGATGAAAACGCTGAAGCTCATCATCTGTGACGGAGAAGCGGAAGCGGAACTCGTCGCCTTCAATCGGCCGTTTTTGGAAAAACAGTTTCCCGTCGGAACGATCATATCCGTAACGGGCGCCTTCGATATAAAATACGGCAAACTCCAAAGCACTTCATTCGAAATTATTAAATTGAGCGAAAGCGGCGATCTTGCCGATTATGAAAAGATGACGCTTCCCGACTCCCGCGTCCTCCCCGTCTATCCGCTCACCGAAGGACTCAATCAAAAAAACGTACGGAAAACGATCTTCGCCGCTCTTCGAGAATACAGCGCGGGAATCGAAAATGAACTGCCCGATTACATCATGGAAAAACACAAACTCCTTTCAAAGCGCGATGCGATCCGGGCGGTGCACGCGCCCGAAAGCCTTTTGCAGGCCGAAAAAGCGCGGCGAACGCTCATCTACGAAGAGCTCTTTCATTTTCAATGCGTCATAGCAAAGCGCGCGTGGGAACACAGGGGCACAGTCCCCGACGCATCGCTTTCGCTCTCTCCGTTTGAAAGTACGGAAGAGCGCGGAGCGAAAAGCGGAGGCGGCAAAAGCCCTGCCGCCGGCACGGATGAAAGCGGCGCGGCGAACGGAAGATCGCAAGGTGCCGTCGCCCAAAGCGGCGCACACGACGGTGCAGACGGCGGCGTATACGACGCGACACGGCAGATATTCATCGATTCGCTTTCTCCGCTCCAAAGAGCGCTTTACGACCGCCTCCCGTTCCGTCTCACGCTCGATCAGATGAACGTCGTCATGGAAATGGATGACGACCTCGACAGGGGCTATCGGGAGCGCGAACTCGTCGCAAACGATGAAAAAAAGGATCCGGCGGAATGTACGAGAAACGCAAGTCCTGAACATACGGACGACGGAAAAACAGGCATAAAAACCGAACGCGCTGAAAACGAGCGGCCTCCGGTGTTTACGATGGCGCGGCTTTTGCAGGGAGACGTCGGCTCGGGCAAAACGCTCGCCGCTTTTTTCGCATGTCTCCGCGTCATCAGCTGGAAAGGACAGTGTGCGTTTATGGCTCCGACGGAACTGCTCGCCAGGCAGCACGCGGAAAACGCTTCGCGCATGCTCGCGCCGATCGGCATACGCGTCGCATTTCTCACCGGAAACGTAAAAGCGGGCGGCAGGGCGGAATTGTTAAAACAGCTTAAAGCGGGCAATATCGACATCGTAATCGGTACGCACGCGCTTTTTTCCGAAGCCGTGCAATACAACGACCTCGAGCTCGCCGTCATAGACGAACAGCACCGCTTCGGTGTTTTGCAGCGTCAGGCGATAATCGAAAAAGGCAGAAAGATTGCAGGTACTTCGTCCTACACGCTCCATCTTTTGATGATGAGCGCAACGCCGATTCCGCAGACGCTCGCACTCACCGCTTTCGGCGACTTGGACGTTTCGCTTTTGCGCACGCAGCCCGAAGGAAGAAAGGCGGTGAAAACCTATCTCGTGCGGGAAGGAAACGAAGCGAACGCGTACGAAGCGGTGCGTAAAGAACTCGAAGCGGGACATCAGGCGTATTTCGTCTATCCCGCAATAGAAGGCGACGGCCGGCAAACGGACGGAGAAGACGAAAACGGCGACGACACGGAATCCGCCGAAGCGGCGCATGTGGGATCGGGGGCGGAGGCAGCAGGCGCAAAGCGGACGCGGAACGCGCAGTTTCCGCTTTTGTATGGGAAAGAAAAATCCGCGGCAAAGGCGGCGGAAGAGATGTTCGCGTTTTTATCCGAGCGCGTGTATCCGGAATTTTCCTGCGCGCTCATCCATTCGCGCGTCGATGAAGACGAACAAGTGCGCATTCTCCACGATTTTCAAAGCGGGCGCATACAAGTGCTCGCCGCGACGACCGTCATCGAAGTCGGAGTGGACGTACCGAATGCGACGTGCATCGTCATCGAACAGGCCGACCGCTTCGGACTCGCGCAGCTGCACCAGCTGAGGGGCAGAGTCGGACGCGGAAATGCCCAGTCGTATTGCTTTTTGATCTACGGAAAAAACATCACGGAAACGGGGATCGAGCGGATGAAAGTTCTGCGCGAAAGCACCGACGGATTTTTTATTGCGGAGCAGGATTTAAAACTGCGCGGCCCCGGCGAAGTGACCGGAACCGCACAATCGGGAGAGCTCGAACTCGGCATCGCGGACATCCGCCGCGACGGGAAAATCCTCGTCGAAGCGAGAAAGGACGCGTTCGAATATATGCGAAGCGTTTTGCGCTGA